The Carassius carassius chromosome 31, fCarCar2.1, whole genome shotgun sequence genome includes a region encoding these proteins:
- the LOC132112062 gene encoding potassium channel subfamily K member 18-like has protein sequence MSVKEVEEERKSDPKRRCARLFWRLLSHVLLILSLILYAVLGAQIFQKIEGKNTHNNESEREIRAVARNVMETVQNHRDASSQEALLIQIENILTDFRNETEMYQDWSFYSSLFFSCTVFTTIGYGRMYPVTNEGKVACIVYAMVGIPLMLLVISDVGDVLAVLLSKAYTHLSLFFRQWILHRSCIHRLEKASPPKQFQGADTDDTYMFTRDVVVNKTKNIQQVIKTQSSLRHTSVKICNNKEIFDRMIIKENFKLKGTLTKSCSCPDLDRIPRPKTKSKLFVGIGEEMDHFKVPLLVILLVVFAYMVFCSQILKFWEKQMGHFDAFYFTFITLTTIGFGDIVPEHPKYFMLTFLFIIMGMAIMSMAFKLGQSRIVSFYRRCIKCVSMGKVGIDEDLVLDSS, from the exons ATGTCCGTGAAGGAGGTAGAAGAGGAACGAAAGTCAGACCCAAAGAGGAGATGCGCGAGGCTGTTCTGGCGATTGTTATCTCATGTTTTACTCATTTTATCACTCATTTTATACGCGGTTTTAGGAGCGCAGATCTTTCAAAAAATTGAGGGCAAGAATACTCACAATAATGAGTCGGAGAGGGAGATCCGTGCGGTGGCGCGAAATGTGATGGAAACTGTACAGAATCACAGAG ATGCCTCATCTCAGGAAGCGTTattaattcaaatagaaaacattttgacTGACTTCCGGAATGAAACGGAGATGTATCAGGACTGGAGCTTCTACAGTTCGCTTTTCTTCTCCTGCACAGTGTTCACTACTATAG GTTATGGACGAATGTATCCAGTGACTAATGAAGGCAAGGTGGCTTGTATCGTGTATGCGATGGTGGGCATCCCTCTCATGCTGCTAGTCATCTCAGATGTGGGCGATGTCTTAGCTGTTCTTCTCTCTAAAGCATACACTCACCTCAGCCTTTTCTTCAGACAATGGATCTTACATCGCTCATGCATACACAGGCTTGAAAAGGCATCGCCTCCAAAACAATTTCAAGGTGCTGATACCGATGACACCTATATGTTCACCCGGGATGTTGTGGTGAACAAGACAAAGAACATTCAACAGGTGATAAAAACCCAGTCGTCCCTCAGACACACTTCCGTAAAGATTTGTAACAACAAAGAGATCTTTGACCGCATGATCATTAAGGAGAACTTCAAGCTCAAAGGCACTCTGACGAAATCCTGCTCATGCCCAGATCTCGACCGTATACCACGTCCCAAAACCAAGTCCAAGTTATTCGTTGGCATTGGAGAGGAGATGGACCACTTTAAAGTCCCTCTGCTGGTTATCCTGCTGGTGGTATTTGCATATATGGTGTTCTGCAGTCAAATTCTGAAATTCTGGGAGAAACAGATGGGCCATTTTGATGCCTTTTATTTCACCTTCATCACCTTGACCACCATTGGCTTTGGTGACATTGTGCCTGAACATCCAAAGTACTTCATGCtaacttttttgtttattatcatGGGCATGGCCATTATGAGTATGGCCTTCAAACTTGGCCAATCGCGAATTGTTAGCTTTTACAGGCGGTGCATAAAGTGTGTTAGCATGGGCAAGGTAGGAATAGATGAAGACCTAGTCCTAGACAGTAGCTGA
- the LOC132111506 gene encoding phosphatidylcholine:ceramide cholinephosphotransferase 1-like → MKEVRLWTASDVSDWLTDEGMQEYMDALRNVDGPALLRLSEEDFKASPLSLVTGDSGRQLLERIETLRFTSQMKAHKNNNHENSNQANGHSGITLSVSNGKILNGSPKNGLHSEVVRILIPSLPEQERTPYPTEWFKTGVAFLYALFCFLTTTVVISVVHERVPPKEESPPLPDKFFDLFNRVEWAFSICEINGMLLVGLWFTQWLLLKHRSIIGRRFFFIVGTLYLYRCVTMYVTTLPVPGMHFKCSPKLFGNWEAQSRRVMKMMAGGGLSITGSHSLCGDYLYSGHTVMLTLTYLFIKEYSPRRFWWYHWICWCLSAVGIFCILLAHDHYTIDVVLAYFMTTRLFWWYHTMANQQALKEISTGNLFSRVWWFSPFQYFESNVRGIVPRNYQLPFLLQTMTSARVKYSKLDSRES, encoded by the exons ATGAAGGAGGTGAGGCTGTGGACAGCGAGTGATGTCTCTGATTGGCTGACTGATGAAGGCATGCAGGAGTACATGGATGCATTGAGGAATGTTGATGGCCCAGCCCTCCTGAGACTCTCTGAGGAAGACTTTAAGGCCTCGCCTTTGTCCCTGGTCACGGGGGACAGTGGTCGACAACTTTTGGAGCGTATAGAGACTTTGCGCTTCACCAGCCAAATGAAGGCGCACAAGAACAACAACCACGAAAACAGTAACCAAGCCAATGGTCACAGTGGCATCACCCTTAGTGTTAGCAACGGCAAGATCCTCAACGGCAGTCCAAAGAATGGCTTGCACTCGGAGGTGGTTCGCATCTTGATTCCGTCCCTGCCTGAGCAGGAGCGCACGCCGTATCCCACTGAGTGGTTCAAAACAGGTGTGGCCTTCCTTTACGCTCTGTTCTGCTTCCTCACGACAACAGTTGTGATCTCAGTGGTGCACGAACGTGTCCCACCCAAGGAAGAGTCTCCGCCCCTGCCAGATAAATTCTTTGATCTATTCAATCGTGTGGAATGGGCGTTTTCCATCTGTGAGATCAACGGCATGCTGCTCGTGGGACTGTGGTTTACACAGTGGCTTCTGCTTAAACACAG GTCCATAATCGGTCGCCGGTTCTTTTTTATTGTGGGGACTCTGTATTTGTACCGATGCGTGACCATGTACGTTACAACATTACCTGTGCCAGGCATGCACTTCAAGTGCTCCCCCAAG ctCTTCGGTAACTGGGAGGCACAGTCACGGCGGGTAATGAAAATGATGGCCGGTGGCGGCCTGTCAATCACTGGCTCTCACTCTTTGTGTGGAGATTACTTGTACAGTGGACACACAGTGATGCTGACTCTAACATACCTCTTTATTAAAGAGT ATTCTCCACGGAGGTTCTGGTGGTATCACTGGATCTGCTGGTGCCTGAGTGCGGTCGGTATCTTCTGCATCCTGTTGGCTCATGACCATTACACCATTGATGTGGTTTTGGCCTACTTCATGACCACACGCCTCTTCTGGTGGTACCATACAATGGCCAATCAGCAG GCTCTAAAGGAAATTTCCACTGGCAACCTGTTCTCTCGTGTGTGGTGGTTCAGTCCATTCCAGTACTTTGAGAGTAACGTCCGTGGCATTGTGCCTCGAAACTACCAGCTGCCGTTCTTGTTGCAAACAATGACGAGTGCCCGGGTTAAGTACAGTAAGCTGGACTCCCGTGAGTCATGA